In Brachyhypopomus gauderio isolate BG-103 chromosome 18, BGAUD_0.2, whole genome shotgun sequence, the sequence TATTACTCTTATGAAGTACATTTATAATTTAAGAGCAGCAACATTTTTAGCATGGTGGTAAATGCCTTCATGACACTGAGGATAATTTATTGACAAAAAAGTAAGCATTACTATGTAATTTAAAACTAATCTTGCTATTGTAAGGTAACACTGTTGTAACTTTGTCTTTTTTGTTATTTGACTTCAAGGAGGATGCAATGGTGTAAATTCTACAAGTTGTCACAAAGTGGCCAAAGTCAGTCTGGAAGAGATGTGCCACCCAGACAATACGAGTGAACGTGATCCATATCCCCATCTGCAGTGTTATTTTTACAGCGTTGACATTAATGTCCCCCAAAGCTGCCCTTGTGTACTCAATGTGAGCGGAGCAGAACTTCTGGGGACTGAAGACAAAAACCGGATCGCTGTCAggaatgtgttgagagtgtgctGTATGTGCACTGAACACAAACCTAAATTCCACATCTGCGAGGAATCAACAGTTGGAGTGTGGAGCATAAGTAAGAGTAATCCTCCGTGTGTTGATATTGGTTGCAATGAGTTGGGAACATTTTCAATGCAATATCCATAGTAACTACTGTCTTGTCCCTTCCAGCTATACCAATTGTATATTTTGTCGTTGGACTCACTGTGGTGGGCTTTGTGGTTCTCCTTTCTTTGGCATTAAACTGCTTAGCATGTGTCAGCCATCTGACTACAAAGGGTATGACAGCTCTCAGCACCACTACTAATACACAGAATCCAAAGGCTATAGATGAAAAATGTAATAGCTCAAGCCTCCAATGCAGTTTGTGTTAAAAACAATTAAAGAAATGATATCTTTAATTTTTGTTTAGGAACCAGAGTGGCTATGCATACCAGAAGGTCAGTAGAGTCACATTTGAACCTGATCTAAATATAATATTTTGGGGGGAGCAATGTTTTTACCTGCCATAttccaatatttatttatgcagCTACAAAGCCGAAGAACGTAGCACTGGTGAGCATGAGCATCTTCATAAGTCTAATAAGTTGTTTGATGTTTTTAATTCATACATAATAATGCCTTGTAGCAAGGTCATGGGAACGGTTCTTTCTCCTGATTATTGTGCAGTATTGGAGCTAATATAAGAACGGCATTAAGCATTTGTATTGTTGTAATATATTTTGTGTAAAATGactattttttgttgttgtttttaaactaTTATACAGATTCTGCTCCTGAGCAGCGGAACAAAGATGAAGTGAAAATGGTAGGATTCCTTCACTTTCCCCTCACAAGAATCAACATGATAGTTGTAATTTCAGCATAACGAGTCACACATTTTCCTTATTAGACAACTGAAGAAGACTTATGCTATGCTACAGTGATTTACCCTGCGGAAAGAGTTACTCACAAGGTCAATTATGAGCAAAGGACGGAATACGCCACAGTGGTCAGAAATTCAGCAGATGGAGAGCAAGAACTACTGTCCCATCACAGGGATAATGTTGATAATTCTGTTGGTGATTGTGAATAATTTCTATTCTAAATGGCACCATAGACCATTGTGTCCAGTATCAAATATAAAACAAGAGATAAAATTAGATGGTATATACATTGGTGTGAAAAAGTGTTTcacttattttttgtatgtttgtaacaaatatttcagataatcaaacaaatgtaaacattggACAAATATAACTCAAGTAAACAATGGGGAAAAAATCCAAATCTACATGACCCTGTGCGATTTTTCACATCTTTAGAAATCTGAATTAAATTTCTCTAGCCACACCAGGACCGATTACTGCCACACCTGTTTTCAATCAAGAAATCACTTAAACAGGACCTGCCTGACAAAGTGAACTAGACCAAAATATCCTCAAAAGCTAGACATCATGCTGCGATCCAGAGAAATTCAAGATCAAATGGCAAAGTATTTCTCTCAGTCTCGGAAAAGGTTATAAAGGCATTTCTAAAGTTTAGGACTCCAGCATACCACAGTGAGAGGCAGTATCCATAAATGGCAAGAACATGGAACCTtcccaggagtggccggctgACCCAAATGAACCCAAGAGCACAGCGATGACTCATCCATGAGGTCACAAAAAAACCTCACAACATCCAAAGAACTGCAGGCCTCACTTGGCTCAGTTAAGGTCAGTGTTCATGACTCCACCATCAGAAAGAGACTTGGCAAAAATGGCTTGCATGGCAGAGATCCAAGACAAAAACCATGGCTGAGCAAAAAGAACATAAAGGCTCATCTCAGTTTTTCTGGAAAATATCTTGATCCCAATGACCTTTGGGAAAACATTCTGTGGACTGATGAGACAAAAGTTTAACTTTTTGGAAGGTGTATGTCCCATTACGTCTTAAATAGTAACATAATAACACTGAAATAGCATTTCAGACAAGGAACATCATAACAACAGTAAAATATGGTGTTAGTCGTGTGATAGTCTGGGGCTGTCATGCTGCTTAAGGACCTGAAAGacttgtgtgtgctgtgtgtgaagaCTTGCTTATTATATCATTTTATTTTGCCTGCTTAAAAATAAGTAAGATTATCTCATTGTTATCTGCTTCCTACACACATCAATATGAGTGTGCACAAATATGGGTTACCCTTGTATGTTTTAACTCTCTTGCTGAAGCTGTCATTGCACTATAAAGTTTGTACTCTTTTAGCATAAGCGTAACGTTTGCCTGAAAATCTTGAGTTTGATACTTGATTCCAAGTTAaaagaaatgtaaaacaatTCACCTACAAAACATGTTATCTAAACAACACTAGTGAGATTAATTGAAAAAGTAAATGTGTACAGTTTTGAAATGGTAAATTGTACCATAATTGgtaataataaaaatgcaatCTACACTGTATCAACACTTCAATCGATAAGACATTTTCTTGATGGTCTGGTGTAATATCTTAGTTGTTCCCAAGGACACGTCTCCATTTTCTAGATGGAGATCATGGATGCTGTTTA encodes:
- the LOC143482016 gene encoding uncharacterized protein LOC143482016, with amino-acid sequence MIHLMCIRAFLGLTVVLMSAGGCNGVNSTSCHKVAKVSLEEMCHPDNTSERDPYPHLQCYFYSVDINVPQSCPCVLNVSGAELLGTEDKNRIAVRNVLRVCCMCTEHKPKFHICEESTVGVWSITIPIVYFVVGLTVVGFVVLLSLALNCLACVSHLTTKGTRVAMHTRSYKAEERSTDSAPEQRNKDEVKMTTEEDLCYATVIYPAERVTHKVNYEQRTEYATVVRNSADGEQELLSHHRDNVDNSVGDCE